Below is a genomic region from Gadus morhua chromosome 4, gadMor3.0, whole genome shotgun sequence.
ACCGTGCCACGTTTTGTATTGTGGTCATGAATGTATTGTGAAGAGTCTGTTCGgatattttttctcttttcttttctttgttaAGGGGTGGAATTAATCCCAGACCATTTGCTCTTTTATGTTAACAAAAGTTTGTTATATTTCATACAAACTATAAATAGAGAATCCTGAGAAATTGCTATTTTTGTCTGACAAAAATTGGGCCCTTCCTTGACCTAGTCAGTCAGTTACTTTACGTCCACGTGTGATGCCTATGCTATTTTATATTTGGAGCCTTGAATTCATATTTAATAAGCCTTTAAATTAGAAAGTTGCCTTTTGGGGCATATTTTTgcattgataaatgtaatgtcGCTTTTCTTTGTGATATTGTTTCTGGTTGGAAGCCGTGAGTGTAATCAAGGTAAGAAACGCTCACTAAAGGGAGGACGAAATGAAAAAGTCACTTTTAAATCATTGTCAATGTTTATGACAATCATCTAACGAAATATCTGTCCatgttaaaaacacattttctttgaTGGATTTTCAGCTGAAATCTTTTTTCAATGTTAAGTTTGAAAAAACGTTTGTTGAGTTCACCGCCACTTGGATTGAAATACACTAAACATGAAATGTTATTCACAGACTTGTTATTTAGAGTcattaaatcaataaataatctTTTTTATGTTAATCAACTCTTATGTACCGGtatgtatcgtgtgtgtgtgtgtgaatacgcCTTGTATGGTTTTAATTTCTGTCTTAATTACAGGTAATAGCCAGGTCGTAACACTGTTTCCTGGCAGACTGGGGTAAACAGAGAGCAGACAGACTGGTGCTTTTCCACAGTGTTTCAGTGCAACAGGGGGACCAATAGGAAGGAAAGAATGGCAGGAATAGGATTTGCTAATAAAGTGGTTACTCTGTGGAGAAGGACGTAGGTGTAACCATGGCGATCGAAATAAAAAACGCATATGTCAATCCATTTGTcttggttgattttgttttacaGCACTGGGAAAACATTTTACACGACGGCGTTAACAAACTGTCTCTGAAGaaaaattcaattcaattcatttttttttattattataattcctACATAGAATTTGATTCACATTTTTTTTCCAAACACGGTAGTTGACAGCGTACTGAAATAATACATTACACGGGCAGAATTAGAAGACTTCACAAGAAAATGTAGCGTTGAAATGATAAATCGTCGACAGAATcactatgttttgtttttaagggATACAAACCCACGGTAGACATTACAGATGAACTGGCTGTGAGCCGTCACTCCAACCGGGTCGTCAAAGACCTCGGATCGGAACAGGTGAATGAAAGATAAACGCATCACTGATATCACAAATACAttctgtgtgcgcgtgagtgctGCTTCTTTCACCTACGATGACCTCGGACAAAAGAGGTACGACTGTACACAGACTGTGCTACCTGAGGACCCCTTGTACTGCAATATCTACagtgtatgtacacacaccgTTGATGACGCCAACAATGATActcataattatatatattcaataaatacatacatttgacATTTTGCTGATTTTCTTCCAAAACATTCCCATCCCACCGGGGACTTCCGTTAAAGGTAAAAGACGGATTGATTACCTCCCCCTGGACTTGTGCATTTCAAAGCCATTCTCCTTTTAAAATGTCTGTGCGATTATCATCCACGTTGTGTCAATGGCTGGTTTAGGGTCAGTGTGGCTCCGGCTACACGAAGGTGTTGGGGGGGTTGGCGTTGATGGGCCAGGCCAGCTTCTTCTCCTTGGCCTCGCGGTCGAAGGTGTCACAGATGGAGTCCTTGGTGAGCGCCTTGGCCTGCACCGGGACGTCCACCACGCCCACGTAGTTCTTCTTGGCCATGCGCGTGCTGGCCGTGATGGTGTACGCGTTGCTGCGGTAACACTTCATGGACGACATGCAGAAGGTCTCCCTCATGCCCCGGCGGAAGTTGGCGTTGTACACCGAGTACAGCGTGGGCTTGGACGCCGTGGAGCTGAAGGAGATCCAGGCCACGGCCGTGAAGAACAGCGCCCCCTGGCGGTGGGAGCCGCCGGCCGACTCCCGGGGGTGCCAGAGCTGCGCCACGTAGAAGGGCGTCCAGGTCAGCAGGAACACCGAGTTGAGCACGAGGAACATCTTGATGGTCTTGACCTTAGTCCGGGGCACGATGTTCATGGTGCGGCGCAGCGTGAGGCCGTCGGCGCCCACCCGCCAGATGTAGCGCACCACCCGCTGGTAGAAGGACGCCATCAGCGCCACCGGCACCAGGAAGCCCAGCAGCAGGTGGGCCACGCCGTAGACCACGCCCCCCCAGGTGTACGGCAGGAAGAAGTCGCAGTGGCCCGCCCGCGACGACCACGCCCCGCCGTAGAAGAAGAGGCACGGCGCCACGAAGGCCGCGTCCAGCAGCCAGGACGCCAGGATCATCTTCTTGGCCTTCCCGCGTGACACCTTGAAGCTGAGCGGGTACACGATGGTGTAGAAGCGGTCCACGCAGAT
It encodes:
- the gpr19 gene encoding putative G-protein coupled receptor 19 — encoded protein: MVYAPSTGLLAIKPSLYSPSFSFPLFLNFSDADNSSSSSSGVPLGPTSTAAALPSERLGASGGPHNATLGGAGLQVTYDLAPAEVAVLGLVFGALWLVSLLGNALVCLVIHRSRRTQSTTNYFVVSMACADLLLSLGGAPFVLLQVGAGRWPLGAAACKLVRYLQHLCPGVQVYVLLSICVDRFYTIVYPLSFKVSRGKAKKMILASWLLDAAFVAPCLFFYGGAWSSRAGHCDFFLPYTWGGVVYGVAHLLLGFLVPVALMASFYQRVVRYIWRVGADGLTLRRTMNIVPRTKVKTIKMFLVLNSVFLLTWTPFYVAQLWHPRESAGGSHRQGALFFTAVAWISFSSTASKPTLYSVYNANFRRGMRETFCMSSMKCYRSNAYTITASTRMAKKNYVGVVDVPVQAKALTKDSICDTFDREAKEKKLAWPINANPPNTFV